A stretch of DNA from Yoonia sp. G8-12:
CTCAGGGCGGTTGCAGTCGATCCCGTAAAGGCCACCCCATTGATGCGTGCATCAGACGTTAAAGCCGCACCTACGTCACCGCCGCCGGGCAGCAGTTGCAATGCGCTGGGCGGCACACCTGCATCATGCAGCAGCGCGACGGCGCGTGTCGCGATCAGCGGGGTCTGCTCTGCCGGTTTTGCCAGCACCGAATTTCCCGCAGCAAGGGCCGCTGCAATCTGGCCGGTAAAGATGGCCAGTGGAAAATTCCAAGGACTAATGCAGGTCCAAATACCACGCGCCTTTTGTTGACCGGTTGCTTGGGCCGCATAGTACCGCAGAAAATCGACAGCCTCGCGCAATTCGGCGACCGCATCGGGCAGCGCTTTGCCCGCCTCTCGCGTCAGGATCGCAAAGATCTCGTTGGCATTGGCCTCATAGGCATCTGCCGCTGTGTTTAGGGCTGCTGCGCGGGTGGCAACATCCGCATCCCAAGGGGTTGCTGTATCGAGTGCGGTGCCAATGTCCTTAGCCGACGCCACTTGAACCTCGCCCACGAGATCGCCCAGTATGGCAGGGTTGGTTACTGGCTGCGCATTTTCCAACGCAGCCATGGGATATTTATGCGCAGCAGTGGTTAAGGGATGCCCTTTGAAACTGGCTTTTTGCAGGGCCGTCCGGCCTTGGGCGATTTCTGCAAGTGTCGGTGTATGCGTCAAATCCCATCCCTTTGAGTTCACGCGCTCGGGGCGGAAGAGATCCGGGCCGGTCCTGAGGTTAGGTCCTTGGCCGATAGCGTCAAAGGGACAGGACGCAACGACATGGGCGGGCACATCCTCATCTACGATCTGGTTCACAAAGCTGGAGTTTGCGCCGTTTTCCAACAACCGGCGGACTAGATAGGCCAGCAGATCCTCATGTGCGCCAACGGGGGCGTAGATCCGGCAACGGGTCTTTTCAGCTTTAAGCACAAGCGTGTGCAATGTTTCGCCCATGCCATGCAAGCGCTGGAATTCGAAATCGTCCTTGTCGCGCTCCAATTGCTGGGCAAGGTCCAGAATGGCGGCGACGGTATGGGCATTATGCGTGGCAAACTGCGGATAGATCCGGTCGGTCATGCCCAGCAGTTTGCGCGCGTTGCTGATATAGCTGATGTCAGTGTGCTGTTTGGCGGTAAAGACGGGAAACCCGTCGATGCCTTCTACCTGTGCGCGCTTGATCTCGGCGTCCCAATAGGCACCTTTGACCAACCGGATCATGATCTTGCGGTCCAATCGTGTCGCCATGTCGTAAAGGCAATCAACGACCAGCGGCGCGCGCTGACCGTAGGCTTGCACGACGACTCCAAATCCATTCCATCCGGCCAGTGACGGCTCGCTCAGCACGGCAGCGATCACGTCAAGAGAGAGTGAGAGGCGGTCGGCTTCTTCGGCGTCAATGTTGAAGCCCATGCCAGCGGATTTCGCCAAAAGTGCCAGCGCACGCACGCGTGGCACCAATTCTTCCATCACACGGGTTTCTTGCGCGACCTCATAGCGGGGGTGAAGGGCGGAAAGTTTGACCGAGATGCCTGGGTTTTCCGCGACACTGTCGCGGGTGCAATGCTCTGCAATTGCGCTGATGGCGCGCGAATAGGCGAGGTGATAACCTTTGGCATCTGCATCAGTGCGTGCCGCTTCGCCCAGCATGTCATAGCTATAAGTAAAGCCTTTCGCCTGCATCCCTTGGGCGCGTTTCATCGCTTTGCCGATATCTTCGCCCAAAACGAACTGGCGCCCCATTTCGCGCATTGCACGGCCAACCGCAGTGCGGATGACAGGTTCGCCCAAGCGCTTTATGGCGCTGCGCAGATGGCGGGTGATGCCGGGCTTTTCATCGTCAAGCACGCGCCCTGTCAGCATTAACGCCCAAGTCGAAGCGTTCACTAGTGACGACGCCGAATGGCCCAGATGCTTGCCCCAATCAGACGGTGCGATCTTGTCTTCGATCAACTCATCCATCGTGTCTGCGTCAGGTACCCGCAAAAGCGCCTCGGCCAGACACATCAACGCAATACCTTCGTCGGTTGAAAGACCGTATTCAGCAAGGAACACTTCCATCAGCCCGGGTTCCGCGCTGTTGCGGATTTGCGTGACAAGATCCGCTGCGCGCTCTGAAATACGGGCGCGATCTTCTGACGTCAGTTGGGCGGCAGCAACAAGCGCATCGACTGCGCTCACCTCGTCCTTGTACATGGACAGGTCGATCTGGTGGCGGACGTCGGTTGTGTGATCGCGGGGCATTGCAAGCTCCTCCAATATGTTGTCCTAGCTTATGCAAAAAATAATGGTCATTCTAACTGCAATATGCCAGTTTCGAGGTCAGTTTGACTTATTAAGTGGATGAATCATGCCTGAAATGCCTTCTGGGCTGGATCGGTTTGATCTAAAGATTCTCGATATCCTGACAGTCGAGGGGCGGATCAGTGTCACCGAGCTTGCCCGCAGGATCGGTTTATCGAAATCACCGACGCAGGCACGGCTCAAACGGCTGGAAGATCACGGCATTATCCGCGGCTACCGCGCGCTTTATGATCCGATCCGATTGCGCCGCGATCATGTGGCATTTGTCGAAGTGAAACTCTCGGATACGCGCGAACGCGCCTTGGCCGAATTCAACAGCGCGATAATGCTCGTTCCGGAAATCGAGCAGTGTCATTTGATCGCAGGGGCCTTTGACTATCTGCTGAAAGTGCGCACCGCAGGCATGCCAGGCTACCGCGCTGTTTTAGCAGAAAAAATATCGACCTTACCACATGTTGCGAACACGTCGACTTATGTTGCGATGCAGGCGGTAAAGGAAGAAGGGCTGTTGCCAGTCGCGCCGGGCGAAGGGGCTGTGTCTTGACGCAAGGGCATGGTGCGGCAAATAAATGGGCATGAAATGGATAATACCCCTTTGCCTGTTGGCGACCCCCGTAATGGGGCAAACCTGCCCTGAAACACCAGATCACAGTGCACGATTGGCCCAGATCGTCGACGAGTTGCGCGTGTCGCGTGGCGAGGGAGAGGCGCGTGTTCTGACGCAGGAACTTTGGGCGCTCTGGACAGATGCGCCCGATGCAGCGGCCCAAGCGATGTTGGACGAAGGGATGTCGCGGCGCTCAAGCTACGACTTTCTGGGTGCGCGCGTGACGCTGTCCCGCTTGGTGGACTACTGTCCGGACTATGCCGAAGGATACAATCAGCGCGCTTTCGCGAGCTTTCTAAGCCAGGATTATGACGCCGCATTGGTCGATCTTGACCGCGCATTGGAGCTTGTTCCCAATCACATTGCGGCACTCTCCGGCAAAGGGCTAACGCTGCTGGAACTGGGGCGGAACGAGGAGGCCCAAGCCGCGTTGCGTGCGGCGGTCGAAATGAACCCTTGGATACAGGAACGTGCCCTGTTGGCAGAGCCACTCGGCCGCGATCTCTGATCACTCTTGCCCACCGGGGCTGGTGCGCATAGGAATAGCGCCGTGCCCGCGTGGTGGAATGGTAGACATCGGAGACTTAAAATCTCTTGGCCGCAAGGCCGTGCCGGTTCGAGTCCGGCCGCGGGCACCACCTAATGAGTTAAGCTATTGTTTCCCTTCAGTTTTCGCTAATGAACACTGGAGCGTAGACCATGCTGGAGACCAAAACTGCCCAATTCACATTTGTAAAACAGGGCATCTTCTACTTCTCACGACGGGTCCCGAGAGACCTTTCACACTACTATAACGCCAGCAGGATCATGTATTCGCTGCGCACTAGGTCGAAATTAATTGCAACTTCACGAGCGCAGAGGGCCGCACAGGCGCTGGATGAGCATTGGTATCACTTACGCATCCGTGACGTTGATCTGCCGGGAAAACATCTCCTTCGCACCCAAGCGCAATCTCAGTCTGGTCTAACTGTCGTTCCTGAGGGGGTAGCTGGAGGCTCACTGAAGCTCTCTGAGGCGGTCGGCATCTATCTGCGCCTGAAGGGGCAGGGGCGTCCAATCACCTTCCATAGGGCCGCTGAGCGCTCCTGTGGGTACGTCATGGATGTCTGTGGTGACAAGCACATCACCGCCTATACAAAAGCTGATGCAAACGCCTTCCGTGATGGTCTGATCAAACGAGGGCTTGCTGGTAGCAGCATCACTCGCATCTTTGGCACTGTTCGAACTGTCGTCAACTTCTCGGCCAGTGAGATCGGTCTCGACATCAGCAACCCCTTCACACGTGTTTACTACGACAGGAACGCAGGAGTTGAGGGAAGGGAACCGCTTCCCCTCGATGCCATCCGCAACATTCAGTCTGAGTGTCGCACTGTTGACGATGACCTCCGCTGGCTGGTCGCCTTGGTCTCGGACACAGGGATGCGGCTTGCAGAGGCTGCTGGTCTGCTGAAGGAGGACCTGAACCTTGACGGTCCCATTCCTCATGTGGTGATCCAAGAGCATCCGTGGCGACGCCTGAAAACCGCTGGTAGCAGCCGGACGGTTCCTCTCGTTGGGGCGGCTCTATGGGCAGCACACAGGGTCCAAGAGGGCGACAGTAAGTTCGCATTCCCTCGCTATAACCGCGCTGGGCAGACCAATGCCAACTCTGCAAGTGGGGCGTTGAACAAATGGATAAAGACATACGCGCCACCGAAATGCACGATGCACAGTTTCCGTCACTCCATGCGGGATCGCCTCAGGGCGGTTGAGTGTCCCGCTGATGTTGTTGATCAGATCGGTGGCTGGCGGACTGAGGGAGTAGGGCACGGATATGGAAGCGGGTACCCACTCGAGGTCTTATCCAAATGGATGGAAACGGCAGCGTAAGTCCAGCATGGTCTACGCTCCAGTGTTCATTAGCGAAAACTGAAGGGAAACAATAGCTTAACTCATTAGGTGGTGCCCGCGGCCGGAAGTTGTGTTCCCGTTACAGGCACCCTCTTGACGTATCCCTTCAGCAAAACAAGAGCTAACAGCAGCGGTGTTCGACAGTCAACAGGCGCGATCTGGTCTACGGTTTGGTCTACGGAGACCCTTCTGCCCCATTGGCTGCCGCTACAGGCCTAGTGCGGCTCTCGGCAGAATACTCACACCGACCCCTGCAGTATCCCCCTCAGTTCGCTTCAGCCTCGCCGGCGTTCCACAGATGCGATGGGGGGAAAGCGCAAGAGCCTCAAAAATGATAAGGCTCTCGCATTTTGGTGGCTCAAATGTCCCGGAAGTATGTCGCCTCAGGATCAGGGGCAAAGGTAAAGCTGAAGGCGTCCTTGTGCCTTCCACCAGCGACGCAGTCTTCAAAGGCTCCACAGTCAGCCATGGCCTCAATGAAGGCAGGATGCTTGCGGATTGTCCTGTTGAAGTTCGCACGGTCGGTGATCCCCAGTTGACCCATCATGTCTGAGAACAGCAGGGATGCTTCAGGGGCCTCTTGGTGGAACGCACGAAGAATGGTGATGGCCTTGGCGACTTTCCCTCGGGATGGTGTTCGGAGCGCTTTCCATGTCTTGATTTTGCAGCCCGGAAAGACCTTTGGCAAACATTTGCGGATGCGACTGCCTTTCCAAGCGATGAGATAAGCCTCACATGGTTTGCAACTACCGCCAATACTGCGCCTAACCGAACCACGGCAGAGACCTTGCAGTATCAGGTTCATGTGCTCGCCCAAACGAATGTTCGTTAGAAGCCGTTCAGGCAGCCTATGTGAGGTTGGAATGCCACTGGTCATGTAAGCAAGGCCCTCGTAGATGTGCACCGGGTAGAAGAGTGTCCCAGCAAGTATCACGTTGCTGATACTAGCAAAGTCGTTGCGACCTTGGTGAGCGCCCCAGTTCACCATTTTGACCCTGCTTGGGTTTACTTCGATCCTGCTCTTCAGTTCTCTTGGTAGTTTGCCGTTTAAAGCGCTGAGGTGATAAACGACCAACCATTCCTCTTCTGGTTTTGCATTGATCAGACCAGCCATTGCGGACACATACTTGTCTCCATTGTTATTCCATGCTGATTTTCCACCACCACGCTCCAGAACGCTGATGTTGAGGTTTTCATAGCTTTTCGGAGCATCCTTCAACCTTGTCAGTCCACCGGGCCCTTTTTCCCAAGCCTCGTAGGTATAACGCACCCTGCCTGATGCGTCTAAGACTAGGATTGGTGCAAAGTCTTTTGGTAATGCGTCTCGGATGTCGAGCGCAGTGACTACCCTGCCGTTACCTGCAGACAATCGGACTGCTTTTCCTGCCATGGCGTAAAGTGCTTCGACCGTCGCACGGTGTCTTTCTTCTTGGCCACAAGGTAACATGCCGAGTGCCGCCGAAAGATCGACGCCCGTCTCTAACTGAACGTCTGGGATTTCAAACTCATCACCTTTCACCTGTGAGAAAAGGTCATCGGCAAGCTGGCCAACAAAGTCGCTGAATGAGGGGAATGAACTACGAAACAAGATCGGCAAGGCCCTTAGTTGATCAGTGTCCAAGGTGATCATGTCTCCCGGCAGCATCTCTTCATCCCATACCCGTACTTCACGAGGGTTACCCAAATAGTGGAAGCTGGTCGTTTCGACAAAGGATTGATTTCTACAACGAGTGGAGACCATCTGGTGGGTGGTGATCAACACCCTCGCATTTCTCACTTCAGATCGACCCAGAGCGTTAATCTCAGGATCACTGGTAAAGACAGCGATGTCACCGCTATCGACTTGGAGGTCGTTGACCAATCTCTTCACTTCATCAAGCCTTTTGGCACAAACCATGACAGACACACTCTTATGTGAAGGTGACGCGATAAGCTGTTGGATGAAGATGGTGACCGCCGAGGTCTTGCCAATACCGGGATCAAGACTGGACAGGTAGACCGTGTTCTTGGAGGTCCCCAAGGCCATTGCTTCCATTGTCGAGACCATATCGCGCAGTCCTTCGTATTGTTGGGTCGAAGGGGAATGACCCCGACGATGAAAGCTGGAACGCAAACTATGCATGGTCTTCTTGGTCAGACTATCGGAGGGGGTGGTAGTACAAACTCTCGAAGATGACCCTTTAGGCTTTTGTACTAGCTGCTCAGCCACAACCCGCGAAACAGGTACAGGGCTGCTTAATGTGTGGAGCTTTGTTTGGGTGCTCATATTGGTCCTCATTCATTGCGAAAAGACCACGATCAACGAGGCATCATGACAGGTTGAGGGTCGTTACTCTAATGGGGGAACTCAAAGCCTTAGAACGCTAGCGAAGGCGAAGACCAAGGGGATTGAAACCTGTTGATCTTTGCAGCCTGAGGTGGAACTCTCGCCGCGTCGCATTGGAAGAGAACATGTACGAGAACGTATTCAACAAAATTGAACGAGACCTCCGGGCCGAAGAAGGCATTGCCAATGAACTGGACTACGTGGAGCAGACCTCTTGGGTCTTGTTCTTGAAGTACCTGCATGACCTCGAAAGCGAGCGCCGCGACAGGGCTGAGCTTGACGGTGATGATTACGCGCCTCTCATCGAAGGCAACTTCTGCTGGGACAAATGGGCTGCCCCCAAGGTCAACGGCGACTTTGATCACAACACCGCCCGAATTGGCGATGACCTCATCAAGTTCGTGGATCAGGAGTTATTTCCCTACCTCGCTGCCTTTCGTCAATCCGCTACAGGTCCCAAAACGATCCAGTACAAGATCGGGGAGGTCTTCACCGAACTGCGCAACAAGTTCCGCTCTGGCTACATCCTCAGGGATGTGCTGGAGGCCGTGGATGGCCTGTCCTTCAATACGCAAGCCCAGCGCCACGAACTGTCCGAGCTGTACGAAACCCGCATCCGTCGCATGGGAAACGCTGGTCGCAACGGAGGCGAGTACTACACGCCACGCCCCCTGATCCGGGCGATGATCAAGGTCACTGATCCCAAGATCGGAGAGACGATCTATGATGGTGCTGTCGGTTCCGCTGGCTTCCTCTGCGAGGCCTACACCCACATGCGCACAGATAACCTGTCAGCCTCCGACTTCGAGACGCTACAGACCCGCACCTTCTACGGGCAGGAAAAAAAGGGTCTCGCGTATATCATCGGGATCATGAACATGGTCTTGCACGGCATCGAAGCCCCGAACCTTGTCCACTCCAACACGCTCAATGAAAACGTGATGGATATTCAGGAGAAGGACCGTCATGACATCATCCTCGCCAATCCCCCCTTTGGCGGCGGTGAGCGGCGCGAGGTGCAGCAGAACTTCCCGATCCGCACGGGCGAGACAGCTTATCTGTTCTTGCAACACTTTATCCGCAAGCTGCGGGCCGGGGGCCGCGCCGCTGTTGTTATCAAGAACACCTTCCTCAGCAACACCGACAACGCCAGCGTCGCGCTACGCAAGGAACTGCTTGAAGCGGCTGAGCTGCACACCATCCTCGATTGCCCGCAAGGCACGTTTCAGGGCGCGGGGGTCAAAACCGTCGTGCTGTTCTTTGAAAAGGGTGCCCCGACGCGGGACATCTGGTTTTACCAGCTTGATCCGGGCCGCAGCATGGGTAAGACCAACCCGCTGAACGACGATGATCTGGCGGAGTTCGTAGAACTGCAACGCACCCGCCCAAACGGGCCGAAAAGCTGGATCGTGAACCGCGCCGATCTGGACGAAGACACCTATGACTTGTCGGTCAAGAACCCCAACGCGCCCGAGGCCGAGGCGCTGCGCAACCCCGAAGAGATCATCGCCGACATGCTGGCGCGGGATGCCGAGACGGCGAAAATCCTCGAAGACATTCGGGGGACGCTGTGAAGGACGTTGCCAAAAAAGGCTGGGAAACGAGACTGCTTGGCGAAGTATGCAAGCTAGTCAATGGTCGCGCGTATAAGAAACCAGAGCTTCTAGATGATGGACCGTACCCAGTTCTACGGGTCGGAAATTTCTTTACAAATAACCACTGGTATTACTCTGATCTAGAGCTTGATGAGGATAAGTATTGCGACGATGGCGATCTGCTATATGCGTGGTCAGCCTCATTTGGCCCGCGCATTTGGGAGGGCGGAAAAGTAATCTATCACTATCACATCTGGAAGGTACTGCCTTCGGATCGTGTAGATCGTGACTTTCTCTACTACTTTTTTGATTGGGACAAAGAACTGATCAAGAAAGAGCAAGGGGCTGGAGCAACCATGATCCACGTCTCCAAAGGATCGATGGAGGCGCGGGCTATGCCCCTCCCGCCGCTCGAAGAACAACAGCGGATTGTTGCGGTTCTAGACGAGGCCTTCGAGGGTCTGGCCCGCGCCCGCGCCCACGCCGAAGCTAACCTATCCGACGCGGAGCAGATTGCCGCCCGCTCCCTTGACGTAATCCTTGAAGACCTAAGCACGCGAAACGGTCGCATCACTGTTCAGGAGATTGCGGCTGTGAAGGGTGGAAAGCGCCTTCCAAAGGGCAGCAAGCCCGGCCCCACTCCCACACCGCACCCATATATTTCGGTCAAAGACCTCACCGAAGATGGCACTGTATCAACCGCCAAGCTCGGCTATATCTCGGCGCAGGTGCAGCGGAGCATAGCGCGATACACCATTAGCAGCCGTGATGTTTATATCAGTATTGCGGGGACTATCGGCAAATCAGGGATCGTGCCTGACGAATTGGATGAGGCAAATCTGACCGAGAACGCAGCTAAGCTCGTACTCACAGACGGCTGGGCCACTGAGTACGTATACTGGTGTACGCGCTCTGCTGACTTTGCCGTCCAGACTTCTGAACAAACCCGCGTTGCCGCTCAACCGAAACTCGCCTTGCAGCGGCTTGGAGCTATTACAATACCAAAAGCCACCGAAGCTGAGCAAATCGCTGTATGCGAGAAGATGAACGCGCTTCGAGTAACAAGATCGGAGTTGGTTGAGGCATACAGTAAAAAACTCCAAGACCTCGACGACCTCCGCCAATCCCTTTTGCAAAAAGCCTTCGCAGGCGAGTTGACCTAAACTAAATGATGAACTGAGAGATCATATGACATTAGCCCAAAAGCTTATAGAGATACTTAGAGACTTAGATAAGGAAGAAGCCAAAGCTATCGGGATGGCTGTTGGCAAGAGAACACATATGATCGGAGCCGTTATCGATCGTTGGCTCAAGCGGTTTCCGGATGACAACCTAAATCAGGCCATCGCAGACGCCCAGTCTTTAGGCGCGATTTCTATCGATAACCCAACAACAATGATAGCGCTAAAGTAATGACTGACGGCGGAACTGAGGCCGATACCCGCGCCGAGTACAAAGGCCCCGTCCTTGCGGCGGCGAGCTGGGACAGGACAGCTTCAAGGTGCGTCGTGAGATTATCTTTCCGGGGGTCATTCAGTCGCGCCTCAATAAAGTCTTTAACAGACAGCAAGAGAGAAAACTGTAACTGAGGAGGTATCGAACATGGGCACATCAAAGCGCCAGCTTGGCGACATCAGCCGAAACGATCAGGTCCTTATCGCTAGAACCGACCGACCCGGCACCGACCACATGCAATATGTCTGGGTGCTGGTCTGCGCACGACGTTTGGACAACGGGGAATTGTGTGGCTATCGTTACGGGGCGAACGGATCAGATTTTCACCATCGCAAATGCCCAAGTTGTCAAGGCGGTGCTGCGGGTCTGGATGTCGATGGGTTGATATGAATTATATTAAAGAAATTAGAGCCGACACTCTCACTGCGCCATTAGACATAGCGCTAGTCGAATGACCTCGGACAGAGCGAGGAAAAACAAGCAGGATCGGACGGCACGAGAGCGCCAGACCAAAGCGCGAAGGCTGGCATTTTCAATATTGGACAGTCTGAAACTCTTAAGCCACCCTGTCCAAATCGGTCATCGAGCAAAAAGTGAAAAGGACATAGCCCGATTGAACAAGCTAATCGACAGCCAAAAAGAGGAGTTGCGAAAGTTGGGATATGACGTGACCGATACATTAGCTGCAGCGGCGAAATATAGAAGTCACTTGGCACGTGAGGCAAGAAGCCCAAAGCCGTCAAGAAGTGCTGGTGTCGGCGCTTATGGCTTGGGCCAAAGGTCAAAGCTCTGGTCATGAACATCAACGCAGAAACCGAAGCAGACACCCGCGCTGAGCGCATAGACCCAGCTCTTGCAGCTTCAGGTTGGGGGCGGAACGGCAGTAAGGTACGGCGTGAGGTCATCTGTCCGGGTCGCATACAGTCAGGTGGTACGCGTGGTAAAGGACTTTCTGCTGACTATGTCCTAATCCACAAGGGTCAAAAGCTCGCTG
This window harbors:
- the putA gene encoding bifunctional proline dehydrogenase/L-glutamate gamma-semialdehyde dehydrogenase PutA, which codes for MPRDHTTDVRHQIDLSMYKDEVSAVDALVAAAQLTSEDRARISERAADLVTQIRNSAEPGLMEVFLAEYGLSTDEGIALMCLAEALLRVPDADTMDELIEDKIAPSDWGKHLGHSASSLVNASTWALMLTGRVLDDEKPGITRHLRSAIKRLGEPVIRTAVGRAMREMGRQFVLGEDIGKAMKRAQGMQAKGFTYSYDMLGEAARTDADAKGYHLAYSRAISAIAEHCTRDSVAENPGISVKLSALHPRYEVAQETRVMEELVPRVRALALLAKSAGMGFNIDAEEADRLSLSLDVIAAVLSEPSLAGWNGFGVVVQAYGQRAPLVVDCLYDMATRLDRKIMIRLVKGAYWDAEIKRAQVEGIDGFPVFTAKQHTDISYISNARKLLGMTDRIYPQFATHNAHTVAAILDLAQQLERDKDDFEFQRLHGMGETLHTLVLKAEKTRCRIYAPVGAHEDLLAYLVRRLLENGANSSFVNQIVDEDVPAHVVASCPFDAIGQGPNLRTGPDLFRPERVNSKGWDLTHTPTLAEIAQGRTALQKASFKGHPLTTAAHKYPMAALENAQPVTNPAILGDLVGEVQVASAKDIGTALDTATPWDADVATRAAALNTAADAYEANANEIFAILTREAGKALPDAVAELREAVDFLRYYAAQATGQQKARGIWTCISPWNFPLAIFTGQIAAALAAGNSVLAKPAEQTPLIATRAVALLHDAGVPPSALQLLPGGGDVGAALTSDARINGVAFTGSTATALRIRANMAAHCAPGTPLIAETGGLNAMIVDSTALPEHAVRDIINGAFRSAGQRCSALRCLYVQEDIAEDLLKMLKGAMNELHVGDPWHLSTDVGPVIDAAAHKGIADHIAQAASEGRILHQIKAPSDGHFIAPTAIRVKGIAEMTKEIFGPVLHVATFKSSELDDVIAAINATGYGLTFGLHTRIDDRVQTIIEKVHAGNIYVNRNQIGAVVGSQPFGGEGLSGTGPKAGGPHYLPRFAAKPAPMTDTAWAGPADMTALKKRIAGAKVPAAAQPTDLPGPTGESNRHSTQPRGPVLCMGPGADVAQEQVAAVKSLGGLGISTEGSVTASQLGEIQELGAVIWWGDAETGRALEIALSTREGPITALITGMPDAAHVLHERHVCIDTTAAGGNAALLAEVAGGTAPAFT
- a CDS encoding Lrp/AsnC family transcriptional regulator; this translates as MPEMPSGLDRFDLKILDILTVEGRISVTELARRIGLSKSPTQARLKRLEDHGIIRGYRALYDPIRLRRDHVAFVEVKLSDTRERALAEFNSAIMLVPEIEQCHLIAGAFDYLLKVRTAGMPGYRAVLAEKISTLPHVANTSTYVAMQAVKEEGLLPVAPGEGAVS
- a CDS encoding DUF6538 domain-containing protein; translation: MLETKTAQFTFVKQGIFYFSRRVPRDLSHYYNASRIMYSLRTRSKLIATSRAQRAAQALDEHWYHLRIRDVDLPGKHLLRTQAQSQSGLTVVPEGVAGGSLKLSEAVGIYLRLKGQGRPITFHRAAERSCGYVMDVCGDKHITAYTKADANAFRDGLIKRGLAGSSITRIFGTVRTVVNFSASEIGLDISNPFTRVYYDRNAGVEGREPLPLDAIRNIQSECRTVDDDLRWLVALVSDTGMRLAEAAGLLKEDLNLDGPIPHVVIQEHPWRRLKTAGSSRTVPLVGAALWAAHRVQEGDSKFAFPRYNRAGQTNANSASGALNKWIKTYAPPKCTMHSFRHSMRDRLRAVECPADVVDQIGGWRTEGVGHGYGSGYPLEVLSKWMETAA
- a CDS encoding tetratricopeptide repeat protein, which translates into the protein MATPVMGQTCPETPDHSARLAQIVDELRVSRGEGEARVLTQELWALWTDAPDAAAQAMLDEGMSRRSSYDFLGARVTLSRLVDYCPDYAEGYNQRAFASFLSQDYDAALVDLDRALELVPNHIAALSGKGLTLLELGRNEEAQAALRAAVEMNPWIQERALLAEPLGRDL
- a CDS encoding N-6 DNA methylase; the encoded protein is MYENVFNKIERDLRAEEGIANELDYVEQTSWVLFLKYLHDLESERRDRAELDGDDYAPLIEGNFCWDKWAAPKVNGDFDHNTARIGDDLIKFVDQELFPYLAAFRQSATGPKTIQYKIGEVFTELRNKFRSGYILRDVLEAVDGLSFNTQAQRHELSELYETRIRRMGNAGRNGGEYYTPRPLIRAMIKVTDPKIGETIYDGAVGSAGFLCEAYTHMRTDNLSASDFETLQTRTFYGQEKKGLAYIIGIMNMVLHGIEAPNLVHSNTLNENVMDIQEKDRHDIILANPPFGGGERREVQQNFPIRTGETAYLFLQHFIRKLRAGGRAAVVIKNTFLSNTDNASVALRKELLEAAELHTILDCPQGTFQGAGVKTVVLFFEKGAPTRDIWFYQLDPGRSMGKTNPLNDDDLAEFVELQRTRPNGPKSWIVNRADLDEDTYDLSVKNPNAPEAEALRNPEEIIADMLARDAETAKILEDIRGTL
- a CDS encoding restriction endonuclease subunit S, producing MKDVAKKGWETRLLGEVCKLVNGRAYKKPELLDDGPYPVLRVGNFFTNNHWYYSDLELDEDKYCDDGDLLYAWSASFGPRIWEGGKVIYHYHIWKVLPSDRVDRDFLYYFFDWDKELIKKEQGAGATMIHVSKGSMEARAMPLPPLEEQQRIVAVLDEAFEGLARARAHAEANLSDAEQIAARSLDVILEDLSTRNGRITVQEIAAVKGGKRLPKGSKPGPTPTPHPYISVKDLTEDGTVSTAKLGYISAQVQRSIARYTISSRDVYISIAGTIGKSGIVPDELDEANLTENAAKLVLTDGWATEYVYWCTRSADFAVQTSEQTRVAAQPKLALQRLGAITIPKATEAEQIAVCEKMNALRVTRSELVEAYSKKLQDLDDLRQSLLQKAFAGELT